The following coding sequences are from one Hyalangium minutum window:
- a CDS encoding ATP-binding protein, producing MLPPDFENVLAHLPQATLRVGPDLKVQWLEADFARKVGVAPTVERGLLEILEYGRSRDALERAVREGREHEGHVITSTMRQVRVQVRRPQDGEPPGAWILFEPSGLDDEGAFSQVVQDIARAVGETLEVDSVCSAAVTALVRCARVRRAEVFLCEAEGQGTLRRAAVSDLAESESPEDAFDPTADPFVQALGTRRAQIGIQRGYGDSMGSIFAAVPLCAPKRTVGLLLLYKEQGASFSAKELDLWTAAAGQLAVAVENARLLREAQAALRVREEFMSIASHELKTPLTPLKLSLFTMERRLATGQAVELSSIFKSKRQVDRLVGLVDDLLDASRLELGKLEVKRAPLEMGQLVAEVVDQFRQAFDRPFMVDVPRQRVWVQGDRNRLEQVMVNLLENAHKYSNAGELINVEVEEAGDEVRIHVKDRGIGIPGADQAQVFQRFYKARNVSHRNFGGLGLGLFISHSICNLHGGNLTLSSAEGQGSTFTVTMPRMSQREVRELPPRVLLLDEDKEHEAEAERVLRSEGFEVLTVRTGDEALRNAAALPVDIILLSATASQQEVGIFLETFATLPRARPVPILLAGARRPAWAWEGTVLCSRPYRADELIARVRNTLALTPEPGWPVAEEATVRM from the coding sequence ATGCTGCCTCCTGACTTCGAGAATGTGCTCGCACATCTTCCCCAGGCCACGCTGCGCGTGGGGCCGGATCTCAAAGTCCAATGGCTCGAGGCGGACTTCGCCCGAAAAGTAGGTGTGGCTCCTACCGTGGAGCGAGGTCTGCTCGAAATCCTGGAGTACGGCCGGAGCCGGGATGCGCTGGAGCGCGCCGTGCGCGAGGGCCGCGAGCACGAGGGCCACGTCATCACCAGCACGATGCGTCAGGTGCGCGTGCAGGTGCGGCGGCCGCAGGACGGCGAGCCGCCTGGGGCGTGGATTCTCTTCGAGCCCTCGGGGCTGGACGACGAGGGCGCTTTCTCGCAGGTGGTGCAGGACATCGCGCGCGCGGTGGGCGAGACGCTGGAGGTGGACAGCGTGTGCTCCGCGGCGGTGACGGCCCTGGTGCGCTGTGCCCGGGTGCGGCGTGCGGAGGTGTTCCTCTGCGAGGCCGAGGGCCAGGGGACGCTGCGCCGCGCCGCGGTGTCGGACCTGGCCGAAAGTGAGTCTCCCGAGGACGCGTTTGATCCGACGGCGGATCCCTTCGTCCAGGCGCTGGGCACCCGCCGGGCGCAGATTGGCATCCAGCGTGGCTATGGCGACTCGATGGGCTCCATCTTCGCCGCGGTGCCGCTGTGCGCGCCCAAGCGCACGGTGGGGTTGTTGCTGCTGTACAAGGAGCAGGGCGCCTCGTTCTCCGCCAAGGAGCTGGACTTGTGGACGGCGGCGGCCGGCCAGCTTGCGGTGGCGGTGGAGAACGCGCGGCTCTTGAGGGAGGCGCAGGCGGCGCTGCGGGTGCGCGAGGAGTTCATGTCCATCGCCTCGCACGAGCTGAAGACGCCGCTCACGCCGCTCAAGCTGAGCCTCTTCACGATGGAGCGCCGGCTGGCCACGGGGCAGGCGGTGGAGCTCTCCAGCATTTTCAAGTCCAAGCGGCAGGTGGACCGGCTGGTGGGGCTGGTGGATGACCTGCTGGACGCCTCGCGGCTGGAGCTGGGCAAGCTGGAGGTGAAGCGCGCGCCGCTGGAGATGGGGCAACTGGTGGCGGAGGTGGTGGATCAGTTCCGCCAGGCCTTCGACCGGCCCTTCATGGTGGACGTGCCGCGCCAGCGCGTCTGGGTGCAGGGCGATCGGAACCGGCTGGAGCAGGTGATGGTGAACCTGCTGGAGAACGCGCACAAGTACAGCAACGCGGGCGAGCTCATCAACGTGGAGGTGGAGGAGGCAGGCGACGAGGTCCGGATCCACGTGAAGGATCGCGGCATCGGCATTCCGGGGGCGGATCAGGCGCAGGTGTTCCAGCGCTTCTACAAGGCGCGCAACGTCTCGCACCGCAACTTCGGAGGGCTGGGGCTGGGGCTCTTCATCAGCCACTCCATCTGCAATCTGCACGGCGGCAACCTGACGCTGTCGAGTGCGGAGGGACAGGGTTCCACCTTCACGGTGACGATGCCGCGCATGTCGCAGCGCGAGGTGCGGGAGCTGCCGCCGCGGGTGCTGCTGCTGGACGAAGATAAGGAGCACGAGGCCGAGGCCGAGCGCGTGCTGCGCTCCGAGGGCTTCGAGGTGCTCACGGTGCGCACAGGAGACGAGGCGCTGCGCAACGCGGCGGCGCTGCCGGTGGACATCATCCTGCTGTCGGCGACGGCGTCACAGCAGGAAGTGGGCATCTTCCTGGAGACGTTCGCCACGCTGCCACGGGCCCGGCCGGTGCCGATTCTGCTGGCGGGAGCGCGGCGGCCGGCCTGGGCGTGGGAGGGCACGGTGCTGTGCTCGAGGCCCTACCGCGCGGACGAGCTGATCGCCCGGGTGCGCAACACGCTGGCGCTGACGCCCGAGCCGGGCTGGCCCGTGGCGGAAGAGGCTACCGTCCGGATGTGA
- a CDS encoding EamA family transporter, which yields MTWVTYALLSAGFAAATAILAKVGVEGVPSNLATAIRTGVVLVFSWGIVLTRREHEALPALSHKTVLFLVLSGVATGLSWLAYFRALQLGPASRVAPIDKLSLAMTLVLAVVVLKEPLSWKLALGVALMVAGALLTLK from the coding sequence ATGACTTGGGTGACCTATGCGTTGCTCTCGGCCGGCTTTGCGGCGGCTACGGCAATCCTTGCCAAGGTGGGAGTGGAAGGCGTGCCTTCGAACCTCGCCACGGCCATCCGGACAGGGGTGGTGCTCGTGTTCTCCTGGGGCATTGTGCTTACTCGCCGAGAGCATGAGGCGTTGCCCGCCCTCAGCCACAAGACGGTGCTCTTCCTGGTGCTCTCCGGTGTGGCCACCGGCCTGTCCTGGCTCGCCTATTTCCGTGCGCTCCAGCTCGGGCCGGCCTCACGGGTGGCGCCCATCGACAAGCTCAGTCTCGCGATGACCCTGGTGCTCGCCGTGGTGGTGCTGAAAGAGCCCCTGTCGTGGAAGCTAGCGCTCGGTGTCGCCCTCATGGTGGCCGGGGCGCTGCTGACCCTGAAGTGA
- a CDS encoding glycosyltransferase family 39 protein, translating to MKRSGPSPRAFTAPPLAAPSWGRWVLLASCVLAVLRLFYASLVELAPQEAYYWQYSRHLELSYFDHPPMSAWLIALSVRLIGVTELGVRLPAVVSGALLTWVLYSLGARLYSPAVGALTALAANTTVLLGLGAVVMTPDVPLVLFWAAALRVLCELVLPDGAGAGRAGFRWYLLGLLCGLAMLSKYTAALLPPQILVTALLLPRGRAALRLPHPYLGLVLALAVFSPVFIWNAQHAWASFSFQTQGRLQSVTGFQPHLAGRYFGLQAVAVGPLLYLELLFTAALLVRRSLLDDPRARLLCLSSVPGLVLFTVVSPCHWVKMNWVAPAYLGLLVAAASGWYESRQRGGRLGYGLASMGVGALLVLGMYLMPLWPLIPFRERDNLVSGWRELASHVQRFREQAGSEGTQPLVVGWSYKTASELAFYLPDHPETQSDTALGGPGLAYDFWIDRVGRGQDAIVVADARQPLRDAATRLPAHCGAVRELPPVTVHRGERAVTTFHLWYCSQWHLTGQAAERPPEITLGAPGGRR from the coding sequence ATGAAGCGGTCAGGGCCATCTCCGCGGGCCTTCACGGCTCCACCCCTCGCCGCTCCCTCGTGGGGGCGCTGGGTCCTGCTCGCGAGCTGTGTCCTGGCCGTGCTCCGGCTCTTCTACGCGTCCCTGGTGGAGCTCGCTCCTCAGGAGGCGTACTATTGGCAGTACTCCCGCCATTTGGAGCTGTCGTACTTCGATCATCCGCCGATGAGCGCATGGCTGATTGCCTTGTCCGTGAGACTGATCGGCGTGACGGAGCTGGGTGTTCGCCTGCCCGCGGTGGTGTCGGGTGCCCTCCTGACGTGGGTGCTCTATTCGCTCGGGGCCCGTCTGTATTCGCCCGCGGTGGGAGCGCTCACGGCGCTGGCTGCCAACACCACCGTGCTCTTGGGGCTGGGCGCTGTGGTGATGACCCCCGACGTCCCTCTCGTGCTCTTCTGGGCGGCGGCGCTCCGGGTGCTCTGTGAACTGGTCCTGCCGGACGGAGCGGGGGCTGGCCGGGCCGGATTCCGCTGGTACCTGCTAGGACTGCTCTGCGGGCTGGCGATGCTGTCGAAGTACACCGCCGCCTTGCTGCCGCCGCAGATCCTCGTGACGGCGCTGCTGCTTCCTCGCGGCCGCGCCGCCCTCCGCCTCCCTCATCCCTACCTCGGCCTCGTCCTGGCGCTGGCGGTCTTCTCTCCCGTCTTCATCTGGAACGCCCAGCACGCCTGGGCATCCTTCAGCTTCCAGACGCAAGGCCGGCTCCAGTCCGTGACCGGCTTTCAGCCCCACCTCGCCGGGCGGTACTTCGGGTTGCAGGCCGTCGCCGTGGGACCGCTCCTCTACCTGGAGCTCCTCTTCACGGCGGCGCTCCTTGTGCGCCGCTCACTCTTGGATGACCCAAGAGCCCGGCTGTTGTGTCTCTCCAGCGTGCCGGGGCTTGTGCTCTTCACGGTGGTGAGTCCCTGTCACTGGGTGAAGATGAACTGGGTGGCGCCTGCCTATCTCGGCCTTCTGGTCGCAGCCGCGTCCGGTTGGTACGAGTCTCGGCAGCGGGGTGGGCGGCTGGGCTATGGGCTCGCCTCCATGGGCGTTGGCGCCCTGCTCGTCTTGGGCATGTACCTGATGCCGCTGTGGCCCCTCATTCCGTTCCGAGAGCGTGACAACCTGGTGAGCGGCTGGCGCGAACTGGCCAGCCATGTTCAGCGCTTTCGCGAGCAGGCGGGCTCCGAAGGGACACAACCACTGGTGGTGGGCTGGAGCTACAAGACGGCGAGCGAGCTGGCCTTCTACCTGCCAGACCACCCCGAGACCCAATCGGACACGGCGCTGGGCGGTCCGGGGCTTGCCTATGACTTCTGGATCGACCGCGTGGGCCGTGGCCAGGACGCGATCGTCGTGGCGGATGCCCGGCAACCGCTCCGCGACGCGGCCACGCGCCTGCCGGCTCACTGCGGGGCAGTACGAGAACTCCCTCCCGTCACGGTACACCGGGGCGAGCGAGCCGTGACGACCTTCCACCTTTGGTACTGCTCGCAGTGGCATCTCACGGGGCAAGCCGCTGAGCGCCCACCCGAAATTACTCTGGGAGCACCGGGAGGCAGACGGTGA
- a CDS encoding efflux RND transporter permease subunit → MGFLRRHAPGLAALAVALCVFGGISLVTLPGGLYPEVSFPRVVVAATLSGASAETMQLSVTRPVEEGLSTVLGVQRVRSRTIRAASEVSLWFDPGADMDQALSLINARLAELRGELPQEVTLTAERLTPSSFPIQTLAVTGTAQPVQLRDFALYTLRPRMAGLPGVGRVDVIGGDTREVEITVDPVRLEQAQLDMSRLASAVADALKLEPVGRLDVHYRQELVVVQGPVEDLDLLSQIMVGGSPESPVLLGDVARVEEGRADRLSLTSANGKPAALVNIGRRPGADAIALAQAIRTELESIRAGLPPGIEVLVTYDQAGLIARSVRNVRDAVALGGLLTLIVVGLFLRSWRAMVAAAAALPVTLLMTCAALELSGGTMNLMSLGGLAVAIGLVVDDAVVVVEAVYRRVTSGMERWAATADALREIAWPVTNSTLTTVVVFAPLSLLSGVSGQFFAALAFTLSAAVLISLAVAVTLTPLLCGWLLLPQATHARTPRGLYDRVLSRLLSRPWRTVAVGAAITVLFAGIASGVGTGFLPELDEGAFVVDYFTPTGTSLNEADRLGRQIEAAVAALPEVASTSRRLGAELGPPAATESYVGDITVELKHRRTRSGPQVIEEARTRVESVAPGVRVEFIELLQDVLSDLEGNPDPIEVKLQGEDVSVLRSFAPQVAERLQDIPGLVDLYDGVSGCTPEIHLELQLASAGRAGLTAQEVTAQVRTALLGQVVSAIPRTGRWVNVRVRLRDEDRLDAQVLEQLRLRTPSGTTAPLSQVAQLRRKCLPAELLSENLRPLVPVTGRLESRDLGSVTADVQARLADLKPPEGVELRVGGQRDSQQASFRGLLLVLALATFGVFLILTFHFRSLVLPLLILGVAPVALVSGLAILRLTGVPLNVSSLMGSILLVGLVVKNGILLLDHAEKEREEGFGAREAVERAAAVRLRPILMTTLATLLGLVPLALGLGEGAELQRPLAITVLGGLSISTLVVLLGLPPAYVLVRRRERGPQVS, encoded by the coding sequence GTGGGGTTTCTGCGGCGGCACGCCCCCGGGCTGGCCGCGCTGGCGGTGGCCCTCTGCGTCTTCGGCGGCATCTCGCTGGTCACGCTGCCAGGAGGGCTCTATCCAGAGGTGTCCTTTCCGCGCGTCGTCGTCGCGGCGACCCTGTCCGGCGCCAGCGCGGAGACGATGCAGCTGTCGGTGACACGCCCCGTGGAGGAGGGCCTATCCACGGTCTTGGGCGTACAGCGGGTCCGCTCGAGAACCATCCGGGCTGCGTCGGAGGTGTCGCTCTGGTTCGATCCCGGCGCCGACATGGACCAGGCGCTGAGCCTCATCAACGCACGGCTCGCCGAGCTCCGGGGAGAGCTTCCACAGGAAGTCACCCTCACTGCCGAGCGGTTGACCCCTTCGTCCTTCCCCATCCAGACGCTCGCGGTAACAGGCACGGCGCAGCCCGTACAACTGCGCGACTTCGCGCTCTATACCTTGCGCCCACGGATGGCGGGCTTGCCGGGCGTAGGCCGCGTGGACGTCATCGGTGGCGACACGCGAGAGGTGGAGATCACCGTCGATCCCGTGCGCCTGGAGCAAGCGCAGCTCGACATGTCCCGGCTGGCCAGCGCGGTGGCGGACGCGCTCAAGCTCGAGCCCGTGGGCCGGCTGGACGTCCACTACCGGCAAGAGCTGGTGGTGGTCCAGGGACCGGTGGAAGACCTCGACTTGCTCTCCCAGATCATGGTGGGGGGCAGCCCCGAGTCACCGGTCCTGCTGGGGGACGTGGCGCGCGTGGAGGAGGGGCGCGCCGATCGCTTGTCCCTCACCTCCGCCAACGGCAAGCCCGCGGCGCTGGTCAACATCGGACGGCGGCCCGGGGCTGACGCCATCGCGCTGGCCCAGGCGATCCGCACGGAGCTAGAGAGCATACGGGCGGGGCTGCCTCCAGGCATCGAAGTGCTCGTCACCTATGATCAGGCCGGTCTCATCGCCCGGTCCGTGAGGAACGTGCGTGACGCCGTGGCGCTGGGAGGACTCCTCACGCTCATCGTGGTGGGACTCTTCCTGAGATCCTGGCGAGCGATGGTCGCCGCGGCGGCCGCGCTCCCCGTCACCCTGCTCATGACCTGTGCCGCCCTGGAGCTCTCGGGGGGAACGATGAATCTCATGTCGCTCGGCGGACTCGCCGTGGCGATTGGGCTCGTCGTGGACGACGCGGTCGTGGTGGTTGAGGCCGTGTACCGCCGTGTCACCAGCGGAATGGAGAGATGGGCTGCGACGGCCGACGCCCTTCGGGAGATTGCATGGCCCGTGACCAACTCCACGCTCACCACGGTCGTGGTCTTCGCGCCGCTGTCGCTGTTGTCGGGCGTCTCTGGCCAGTTCTTCGCCGCGCTCGCGTTCACGCTCTCAGCTGCGGTGCTGATCTCCCTCGCGGTGGCAGTCACGCTGACACCGCTGCTGTGCGGCTGGCTGCTCCTGCCCCAGGCCACTCATGCGCGGACTCCTCGAGGTCTCTATGACCGCGTGCTCTCACGGCTGCTCTCACGGCCGTGGCGGACGGTGGCGGTGGGGGCAGCAATCACGGTGCTGTTCGCTGGGATCGCCAGCGGCGTGGGGACCGGCTTCCTTCCCGAGCTCGACGAGGGCGCGTTCGTGGTGGATTACTTCACGCCCACCGGCACCTCGCTCAACGAAGCGGACCGGCTCGGGCGGCAGATAGAAGCAGCCGTCGCGGCCTTGCCAGAGGTCGCAAGTACCAGCAGGCGCCTCGGCGCGGAGCTGGGCCCCCCCGCGGCCACCGAGTCCTACGTGGGGGACATCACGGTGGAGCTGAAACACCGCCGTACTCGCTCCGGACCGCAAGTCATCGAGGAGGCCCGCACGCGCGTGGAGTCAGTAGCTCCGGGCGTCCGGGTGGAATTCATCGAGCTGCTGCAGGATGTGCTCTCCGATCTGGAGGGAAATCCCGACCCGATCGAGGTCAAGCTCCAGGGTGAGGATGTCAGCGTGCTCCGGAGCTTCGCGCCGCAGGTGGCCGAGCGCCTGCAGGACATCCCCGGCTTGGTGGACCTCTATGATGGCGTCTCGGGGTGCACGCCGGAGATCCACCTGGAGCTCCAGCTCGCATCCGCGGGCCGGGCTGGACTCACCGCGCAAGAGGTGACGGCCCAGGTCCGCACGGCCTTGCTCGGGCAGGTGGTGAGCGCGATTCCCCGCACCGGCCGGTGGGTGAACGTACGGGTGCGCCTGCGCGATGAGGATCGTCTTGATGCTCAGGTCCTCGAACAGCTCCGGCTGAGGACGCCCTCCGGCACCACGGCTCCGTTGTCTCAGGTGGCCCAGCTCCGGCGGAAGTGCCTACCCGCGGAGCTGCTGTCTGAGAACTTGCGCCCGCTCGTCCCCGTGACTGGGCGGCTGGAGAGCCGGGATCTGGGCAGCGTGACGGCGGACGTGCAAGCACGGCTCGCGGACCTGAAGCCTCCGGAAGGGGTAGAGCTGCGCGTAGGGGGGCAGCGCGACAGCCAACAAGCGTCCTTTCGTGGGCTGCTGCTCGTTCTCGCGCTCGCCACGTTCGGCGTCTTCCTCATCTTGACGTTCCACTTCCGCAGCCTGGTGCTCCCGCTGCTTATCTTGGGGGTGGCGCCGGTCGCTCTCGTCTCGGGGCTGGCGATCCTGCGCCTCACGGGTGTGCCGCTCAATGTCTCCTCGTTGATGGGTTCCATCCTGTTGGTCGGCCTCGTCGTGAAGAACGGCATCCTGCTGCTCGACCACGCGGAGAAGGAGCGTGAGGAAGGGTTCGGAGCACGCGAGGCGGTCGAACGCGCGGCGGCCGTGCGCCTGCGCCCCATCCTGATGACGACACTGGCGACGCTGCTCGGGCTCGTTCCTCTGGCGCTCGGGCTGGGCGAGGGCGCGGAGCTGCAGCGCCCGCTCGCCATCACCGTCCTGGGGGGGCTATCCATCTCCACGCTGGTGGTGCTGCTGGGACTCCCCCCCGCTTATGTGCTGGTCCGCAGGCGCGAGCGCGGGCCGCAGGTGTCCTGA
- a CDS encoding carbohydrate deacetylase translates to MNTRALIINADDLGYDPAVTRGILRSMREGVVSSATFMVNTPYSEAAAREAHGLHIGLHLNLARGEPVWPGFPREFLEKGAFAEPRAATLPTEAVVHEVRAQLERLASMLGRPATHVDVHKHLHLHPNVLAGLAQVAREQGLPVRSINEPMRRELQAQGVATNAHFIGDAGAEAYWTLERFESAMATLPVSGVIELMCHPGYTPEAVKSGYSAQREVELSTFVHPKAREALARAGITPTGFGVLTSGR, encoded by the coding sequence ATGAACACCCGCGCCCTCATCATCAACGCCGATGACCTCGGGTATGACCCGGCCGTCACCCGCGGCATCCTCCGCTCGATGCGCGAGGGCGTCGTGTCGTCGGCCACCTTCATGGTGAACACGCCCTACTCCGAGGCCGCCGCGCGCGAGGCTCACGGGCTCCACATCGGACTGCACCTCAACCTGGCCCGGGGCGAGCCCGTGTGGCCCGGCTTCCCTCGAGAGTTCCTGGAGAAGGGTGCCTTCGCCGAGCCCCGCGCCGCCACACTCCCCACGGAAGCGGTGGTGCACGAAGTGCGCGCCCAGTTGGAGCGGCTGGCCTCGATGCTGGGCCGCCCCGCCACCCACGTGGACGTGCACAAGCACCTGCACCTCCACCCGAACGTGCTCGCGGGGCTCGCCCAGGTGGCCCGCGAGCAGGGCCTGCCCGTGCGCTCCATCAACGAGCCCATGCGTCGCGAGCTCCAGGCCCAGGGCGTCGCCACCAACGCGCACTTCATTGGAGACGCGGGCGCGGAGGCCTACTGGACGTTGGAGCGCTTCGAGTCCGCCATGGCCACTCTTCCCGTCTCGGGCGTCATCGAACTGATGTGCCACCCCGGCTACACCCCTGAGGCTGTGAAGAGCGGCTACTCGGCTCAACGCGAGGTGGAGCTGTCCACCTTCGTCCACCCCAAGGCCCGAGAGGCGCTGGCCCGCGCGGGCATCACCCCCACGGGCTTCGGCGTCCTCACATCCGGACGGTAG
- a CDS encoding response regulator transcription factor, producing the protein MSILIVEDELRVRAFIARGLTEEGFRIRESVDGLQAQELLRHERFDLILLDWMLPGLPGLDLLQALRGRRDTTPVLMLTARDAVAERIAALNAGADDYLVKPFAFEELLARIRAILRRVSNRASPILSHADLTLDPVSRKVVRAGVEISLTAREYALLQFLLEHAGEVVSRTRIVQAVWDHDFETFSNVVEVYIRYLRAKVDDPFGVKLIHTVRGVGYVLRSGA; encoded by the coding sequence GTGTCCATCTTGATCGTCGAAGATGAGCTGCGGGTCAGGGCCTTCATTGCTCGAGGCCTCACGGAAGAGGGCTTCCGCATCCGCGAGTCCGTGGACGGGTTGCAGGCCCAGGAGCTGCTGCGTCACGAGCGCTTCGATCTCATCTTGCTCGATTGGATGCTCCCGGGACTTCCTGGGCTGGACCTGCTCCAAGCGCTGCGGGGACGGCGGGACACGACCCCAGTCCTCATGCTCACGGCCCGGGACGCAGTCGCGGAGCGAATCGCAGCCCTCAATGCCGGCGCGGACGACTACCTCGTCAAGCCCTTCGCCTTCGAGGAGCTGCTCGCGCGCATCCGGGCCATCCTCCGCCGCGTCTCCAACCGGGCCAGTCCCATCCTCAGCCATGCGGATCTCACGCTCGATCCGGTCTCGCGAAAGGTGGTGAGAGCGGGAGTGGAGATCTCGCTGACCGCGCGTGAGTACGCGCTGCTTCAATTCCTCCTGGAGCACGCGGGAGAGGTCGTCTCCCGGACGCGGATCGTCCAGGCCGTGTGGGACCACGACTTCGAGACCTTCTCGAATGTGGTGGAGGTGTACATCCGTTATCTCCGCGCCAAGGTAGACGATCCCTTTGGCGTCAAACTCATTCATACCGTGCGCGGCGTGGGCTATGTCCTGCGGAGCGGTGCGTGA
- a CDS encoding alpha/beta hydrolase family esterase — protein sequence MPLLFRLVCAGALVLLAGATGCTEDPPSNTPDAGVTPVDPYPPIVDRTACSGLTLGAGTHTFVLRHEERDRTYRIHIPPTYVATSPTPVVVAFHGFSSDALEQEALSRISQVADEKGFIAVYPFGVNFPEALRQDGGTEDTRSWNAGGCCGPAQIYGVNDVDFVEKLFADLDKRVCVDTRRTYATGLSNGAFFAYRLACDRAARFAAIAPVAGSENVLPCNPTRPVPVMHFHGTADPTISYDGGVIPFGRPYPSAPNTVVKWAERNDCTGPLQQTYSVGDSTCRTHSGCTAPATLCTVLNGGHTWPGGLMPPEYGYTTKDLDATREMWRFFEAHPRP from the coding sequence ATGCCTCTGCTCTTCCGCCTGGTGTGTGCTGGCGCCCTCGTACTGCTCGCTGGCGCCACGGGCTGCACCGAGGATCCTCCTTCCAACACTCCGGATGCGGGCGTGACGCCCGTGGATCCCTACCCACCCATCGTGGATCGCACCGCCTGCTCCGGGCTCACTCTGGGAGCAGGCACCCATACCTTCGTGCTCCGCCACGAAGAGCGGGACCGCACCTACCGGATCCACATCCCTCCCACCTATGTGGCGACGAGCCCCACGCCCGTCGTGGTGGCCTTCCATGGGTTCTCCTCGGATGCCCTGGAGCAGGAGGCCCTCAGCCGCATCTCCCAGGTCGCGGATGAGAAGGGCTTCATCGCCGTCTACCCCTTCGGTGTGAACTTCCCCGAGGCGCTGCGCCAGGACGGTGGCACCGAAGACACTCGCAGCTGGAACGCGGGCGGCTGCTGCGGCCCCGCGCAGATCTACGGCGTGAACGACGTGGATTTCGTGGAGAAGCTCTTCGCGGACCTCGACAAGCGCGTCTGCGTGGACACCCGCCGCACCTACGCCACCGGGCTCTCCAATGGCGCCTTCTTCGCCTACCGGCTGGCCTGCGATCGCGCCGCGCGCTTTGCTGCCATCGCCCCCGTGGCAGGCAGTGAGAACGTTCTTCCCTGCAACCCCACCCGCCCTGTGCCAGTGATGCACTTCCACGGCACCGCCGATCCCACCATCTCCTATGACGGAGGCGTCATTCCCTTCGGCCGTCCTTACCCCTCCGCGCCCAACACGGTGGTTAAGTGGGCTGAGCGCAACGACTGCACCGGCCCGCTCCAGCAGACCTACAGCGTGGGCGACAGCACCTGCCGCACGCACTCCGGCTGCACTGCCCCCGCCACGCTCTGCACTGTCCTGAACGGAGGCCACACCTGGCCCGGCGGCCTCATGCCCCCTGAGTACGGCTACACCACGAAGGATCTGGACGCCACGCGAGAGATGTGGCGCTTCTTCGAGGCCCACCCTCGCCCCTGA
- a CDS encoding sensor histidine kinase, translated as MRGPKTLSARLTLFFAGAVLGTILLHGGLVATVLISVEWLERRAAPPGAPEDSLFDELGPVLGALAFTAPFTVLGAAALGRALARQALAPMREASTRTRAARASAFDLSLPVRGSGDEWDELASTLNALLSDARSAYERTRRFTSDAAHELRTPLTIIMGETEVVLRRERAAEEYRRSLEVIQAESRGLSELVEALLTLARADAGQLVTAGEAVDLYLLAQKATQRAERLLAVQARTVQVELSGTSALVRGDPVLLARVLDNLLSNALRHCQGRVRIEVRTAEEGAQVSVVDNGPGVEPSFAPRLFQRFARADTMRGQEGTGLGLALSRTLIEAHGGALTYSCSPAGESVFTVCLPVLPE; from the coding sequence GTGAGGGGTCCCAAGACGCTGAGTGCCCGGTTGACGCTCTTCTTCGCCGGGGCTGTTCTGGGCACCATCCTTCTTCATGGCGGGTTGGTGGCCACGGTCCTCATCAGCGTGGAGTGGCTCGAGCGGCGCGCAGCCCCTCCGGGAGCGCCAGAGGATAGCCTTTTCGACGAGCTCGGGCCTGTGCTCGGCGCCCTGGCCTTCACGGCGCCATTCACCGTACTCGGTGCAGCGGCGCTCGGGCGTGCGTTGGCACGGCAAGCCTTGGCTCCCATGCGCGAGGCCAGCACGCGCACCCGCGCCGCACGCGCCTCGGCATTCGACCTGAGCCTTCCTGTCCGGGGCTCTGGAGATGAGTGGGACGAGCTTGCCTCCACGCTCAACGCGCTCCTTTCGGACGCACGCAGTGCATATGAGCGCACCCGCCGCTTTACCTCGGACGCCGCACATGAGCTGCGTACACCTCTGACCATCATCATGGGAGAGACAGAGGTTGTCCTGCGTCGTGAGCGCGCGGCGGAGGAGTATCGCCGCTCGCTGGAGGTCATTCAGGCGGAGAGCCGCGGGCTCTCGGAGCTGGTGGAGGCGCTGCTCACCCTGGCGCGCGCGGATGCCGGCCAGCTCGTGACGGCGGGAGAGGCTGTGGACCTGTATCTGCTCGCCCAGAAAGCCACCCAGCGGGCCGAGCGGCTGCTGGCGGTGCAGGCCCGTACCGTGCAAGTCGAGCTCTCGGGGACCTCCGCGCTGGTTCGCGGTGATCCCGTGCTCTTGGCCCGGGTGCTGGACAACCTCCTGTCCAATGCGCTCCGGCACTGCCAGGGGCGGGTCCGTATCGAAGTCCGTACTGCCGAAGAGGGCGCGCAGGTGAGCGTGGTGGACAACGGTCCCGGCGTCGAGCCCTCCTTCGCGCCACGGCTCTTTCAGCGCTTCGCGCGAGCCGACACCATGCGTGGGCAGGAAGGAACGGGGCTTGGGCTAGCGCTCTCACGCACCCTCATCGAAGCACACGGCGGAGCCCTCACTTACTCTTGCTCTCCGGCGGGCGAGAGTGTCTTCACCGTCTGCCTCCCGGTGCTCCCAGAGTAA